GCTGACGTCCCCGCTGAAATCAGACGAAAAGACGTTCACACCAATTCTGTAAATGGTGACCGTACCGGCGTGCAGAACGCCCTGACCGCCGCTGGCGTCGAGGCCATAGCCGGCGACCACGCCCTGTTCGCCCGGAACCACGTCACGGCTGACGAGCAGCGGCAGCGGAGTCCGGCCCAGGTCTTCGCCAACGATGACCACGCCGACATCCGGGGACCCGGTGGCCGTGGCACTGTACGCCGGGATTGGCGTGAAGGAGGAGGCCGCGATCGCCCTGCCGCCCAGCCCGCCAGGCAGGATCGCGACGTGTTTGGTCTTGCCGGCGAGGCAGTGGGCCGCCGTCACCACCGCATTTGGCGCGATCACCGTGCCCGAGCAGAACCCGATGGCCTTTCCGGCGGCGTCCTCGAGCAGGACCAGGACGACCGGCGACGTGTCGCCAGAGCAGACGAGGCCGTTGATGATGCTCTGGGGACTGCCCAGGAATCCGCCAATCGCCCCGCACACGAACGCGGCGGGCGGCGGAGGAGAGGGTGTCGGAACGGGCGTAGGTGCGGGCGCCGGCGTGGGCGTCGGCGTAGTCGGGCTTGACGAACCGCCGCCGCAGGCCGTCATCGCCAGCAGCGCAACGATGACGGCGATCATTGCCAGCGTCGGACGCCGGGATGGGGACCACATTTCATCCAGTGTAGTGCCAGGAAGGGAGGCCAGCAAGCGCGCGTCACGCTTTCGGGGTTGTGCCGCAAGGCGCGAGGCACCACAATGATAGGAATGAGATCCACACCCATGACTGTTCGGAAGATAGCCGGAGCCGCGTTGTTTCTGTCGATCGCGCTCGCGGGGTTTCTCCCGGCGGGACGTGTCCTGCTGCGCGCCCAGACGACGGTTCTCCAGGGGCCGGCGCTGTCGGCGCCGCTCACCCAGGCCGTCCCCGTCGACGCGCGGATCACGATCGGCTACCTGCCCAACGGACTCCGGTACTACATCAGGACCAACGAGCGCCCGTCTCGACGCGCGGAACTCCGCCTGGTGATCAACGTCGGGTCCGTGGTCGAAGACGACGACCAGCGCGGCGTGGCGCATTTTGTCGAGCACATGGCGTTCAACGGCAGCGAGCATTTCGCCAAGCAGGATTTGATCAAGTTCATGGAGTCGATCGGCATGCGGCTCGGTCCCGGCGTCAACGCCGAGACCGGGTTCGACGAGACCGTGTACATGCTCCACGTGCCGACCGACAACCCGGAGGCGATGGCAAAGGCGTTTCTGTTCCTCGCCGATGTGGCGCACGGCCTCTCGTTCGACCGGGAGGCGATCGACAAGGAGCGCGGCGTCATCGTCGAGGAGTGGCGGCAGGGGCGGGGTGCCGACGCCAGGATGCGGGACCAGCAGTTTCCGATCCTGTTGCGGGGATCGCGGTACAGCGACCGCGTGCCGATCGGCACCAAGGAGAGCATCGAAGGCTTCAAGCCCGAGGCGTTGAAGCGGTTCTACGCGGACTGGTATCGGCCGGATCTGATGGGCGTCATCGCCGTCGGCGACTTCAGCAAGTCGGCGATCGAAGCGATGATCAAGGCGCAGTTCGGCGCCATTCCCGCGCCGCCACACCCGAGGCCTCGGACCGCGTTCGAGGTTCCCGATCATCCCGAGACCCTCTTCGCGGTGGCCACCGACGCGGAAGCGGCGATGACGACCGTGGGGGTGTACAACATGCTCCCGCTGCGGGATCAGACCACCGTTGGCGCGTATCGACAGCAGCAGGTGGAGCGGCTGTACACCAACATGCTGACCGAGCGGCTGGCGGAGTTGACCCTGAGGGCCGATCCGCCGTTCATGAAGGCGGTGGTGGGGCGCGGTCTGTTTGTTCGCACGAAGGAAGCCGCGACCTTGATGGCGCTGGTCAGGGAGGACGGCATCGAAAGCGGCCTTCGCGCGCTGGTGACCGAGTCGACCCGGGCCGCGCGGTTCGGATTTACGCCGGCGGAGCTGGAGAGAGAAAAGCGCGACACGATGCGGCTTTACGAGGGCGCGTTCGCGGAGCGCGACAAGGAGGAATCCGCAGTGCTGGCGGCCGAGTACATCCGGAACTTCACGCAGCAGGAGCCGCTGCCAGGCATCACCTACGAGTACGGTCTCGTCCAGCGCTTCCTGCCGAACATCACACTGCAGGAAGTCAATCAGGTGGCGAAGGAGTGGACCGGCGGGAGCCGGATTGTGCTGGTGAACGCCCCGCAGAAGGACGGGCTGAAGGTGCCCGATGCGGCCAGGCTCGCCGCGGCCATCAAGAGCGGGGCGGAAACTGACGTCACGCCCTACGTCGAAGTCGCCGCGAACCAGTCGCTGTTCGACGAGCTGCCGAAACCTGGCTCAGTCGTCAGATCGAAGACCAGAGAGGCGTTTGGCGTCACGGAATGGGAGCTCTCCAACGGCGTCAAGGTGATGCTGAAGCCGACCGACTTCAAGCAGGACGAGGTGGTGTTCCGCGCGACGAGCCCGGGCGGCACCTCGCTGGCGAGCGACAAGGACTACATCGCCGCGATGACGGCGCCCCAGGTGATTGCGGCCGGCGGGGTCGGCACGTTCGACGTGATTCAACTCCGGAACATCCTGTCGGGCAAGGCCGTGGCGGTGAGGGCGTTTATCGACGACACCAGGGAGGGGATTGCCGGCGGCGGGTCACCGAAGGAGCTGGAGTCTTCGGGGTGATCACCTCGCAGACCAAGGCGATGCTGGCCAGTCAGCAGGCGAGTCCCGAATGGGTATTCGGACAGGCCCTGCAGGCCGCGACCACACAGGATCACTTCCGGGCGCGCCCCATGACGCCCGAGATGGTCGCCCAGATGGATCTGCAGAAATCTCTGGCGTTCTACAAGGACCGCTTCGCGGACGCCAGCGACTTCACGTTCGTGTTTGCCGGCAGCTTCGATCTGCCGACCATCAAGCCGCTGGTCGAGCGGTATCTTGGATCGCTGCCGTCGCTGCACCGGAAAGAGACCTGGAGAAACGTCGGCATCACGCCGCCCAAGGGCATCGTGGAGAAGATCGTCAGGAAGGGCATCGAGCCGAAGAGCCAGGCGGCCGTCGTCTTTACGGGCCCCTTCCCGTTCGATTCTCCACACCAGGTGACGCTCGATGCGCTGGCCGTCGTCCTCGAGACGAGGCTGCGCGAGCGGCTGAGGGAGGCGTTGAGCGGAACCTACGGCGTTCAGGTCGAGGCCGATGCCTCCAAGATCCCTGATGCGCGGTACACCATCCATATCGATTTTGGATGCGATCCGGATCGGACTGAGGCGCTCGTCAAAACGCTGCTTGCCGAGATTGAGACGTTGAAGAGCCGGGGACCGACGGAGAAGGAAGTCCGCGACGCCGGCGAGGCGCTTCGGCGGAGGCACGACAGCGACCTGGCCGTCAACAACCGAATGGTGTCGGAACTGTCGGACCGGTACGAGAACTCCGTAGACATCGCTGAGTTCTTTGAGTTGCCGGGAGAGATTGACAGGCTGACGGCGGCGGGAGTCCAGGAGGCGGCGCGCCGCTATCTCGACACGAGCAACTACGTCCGGGTGACGTTGTATCCGGAGAAGGGAAAATCACTCCCGGAGTGATTGTCTTAGATCAGCCGTCCGATCCGGCGGAGTTGAACGACCGGCCGCTGCGCCTCGCGCGAGGCGGCCAGATCCACCTCGAAGTCCGCGACCCAGTCGTTGACCATCTGCGGGTCGACGAGCATCTGTTCGACCCGCCACGTCTGCAGATCATCTGAGGGCGAGACGTACGTGTGCCGGAGATTCCGGGCTTCCGGATCAAGGCGGAGCCGTTCGTGCTCGACGAGGTACGCTTCGTGCTCGCCCCGGAGCCGTTCGGGCGTCCAGGGAATGTCCTCGGCATCGCTCGGTGAGTCGAGCGCGGCAAGCGCGGCTCCCTGGTTGTTGATGGACCAGGCGCGAAGAAACGAGAACACGCGGGTCCTGATGGCCGCGGTGAACGTTCTGGCGTCACGCGTGATGTCCTGCTCGGCGGCGTCGGCGCCGGGCAGGTGGAGATCCCGTGCCCGAGGCGTTGCGGCGTCGAACGACCGGTAGGCGGGATCCCGCAGTTTTTCCCATTCGTCGGAGAGGCTCGAATCCACCTGGCCGACCAGCGTGCGCAGGTACAGCTCACTCTCGCGCACCATGTCCGTCTTCAGGCCGTCGGGCACGGTCTGGTTGAGGACTTTGTAGACGCTGTTGAGGTGTCTGAGCAGCAGGCCCTCGACGCGCTCGAGTTCGTAGTCGAGCACGTATTCGTCGAACGAGCGGAACTGCTCGAACATCTCCCGCGCGATCGACTTGGGCCGGATGTTCTCCTCTCCCACCCATGGGTGTCTGTCGGCAAAGGCGTTGAAGCTCACGTAGATGAAGTCGCGCAGCGGTTTCGGGTATTCGAGCTTCTCGAGTTCCGCCATCCGCTGTTCGTATTCGACCCCGTCGGCTTTCATCTGCGCGACGGCCTGGTCCTTGATCTTGTCGAGCTGGCGGCGCAGCACGATCTCCGGATTCTCCAGGATGGCCTCGACCAGCGTGAGCAGGTCGAGGGCGTAGTCCAAGGATTCGGGATCGAGCAGCGGGATGGTCTCGACCAGGTACAGCGACAGCGTCTGGTCCATCGAGAAATCGTCCTGCAGATCGACGTTCACGCGCAGCGTGG
This window of the Acidobacteriota bacterium genome carries:
- a CDS encoding trypsin-like serine protease — translated: MIAVIVALLAMTACGGGSSSPTTPTPTPAPAPTPVPTPSPPPPAAFVCGAIGGFLGSPQSIINGLVCSGDTSPVVLVLLEDAAGKAIGFCSGTVIAPNAVVTAAHCLAGKTKHVAILPGGLGGRAIAASSFTPIPAYSATATGSPDVGVVIVGEDLGRTPLPLLVSRDVVPGEQGVVAGYGLDASGGQGVLHAGTVTIYRIGVNVFSSDFSGDVSNTCSGDSGGPLLVLQDGTWGIAGVTEAGESSDCLSGISNYARLRNDILSSFVFSLVPTARPL
- a CDS encoding pitrilysin family protein, with product MTVRKIAGAALFLSIALAGFLPAGRVLLRAQTTVLQGPALSAPLTQAVPVDARITIGYLPNGLRYYIRTNERPSRRAELRLVINVGSVVEDDDQRGVAHFVEHMAFNGSEHFAKQDLIKFMESIGMRLGPGVNAETGFDETVYMLHVPTDNPEAMAKAFLFLADVAHGLSFDREAIDKERGVIVEEWRQGRGADARMRDQQFPILLRGSRYSDRVPIGTKESIEGFKPEALKRFYADWYRPDLMGVIAVGDFSKSAIEAMIKAQFGAIPAPPHPRPRTAFEVPDHPETLFAVATDAEAAMTTVGVYNMLPLRDQTTVGAYRQQQVERLYTNMLTERLAELTLRADPPFMKAVVGRGLFVRTKEAATLMALVREDGIESGLRALVTESTRAARFGFTPAELEREKRDTMRLYEGAFAERDKEESAVLAAEYIRNFTQQEPLPGITYEYGLVQRFLPNITLQEVNQVAKEWTGGSRIVLVNAPQKDGLKVPDAARLAAAIKSGAETDVTPYVEVAANQSLFDELPKPGSVVRSKTREAFGVTEWELSNGVKVMLKPTDFKQDEVVFRATSPGGTSLASDKDYIAAMTAPQVIAAGGVGTFDVIQLRNILSGKAVAVRAFIDDTREGIAGGGSPKELESSG
- a CDS encoding insulinase family protein; this translates as MITSQTKAMLASQQASPEWVFGQALQAATTQDHFRARPMTPEMVAQMDLQKSLAFYKDRFADASDFTFVFAGSFDLPTIKPLVERYLGSLPSLHRKETWRNVGITPPKGIVEKIVRKGIEPKSQAAVVFTGPFPFDSPHQVTLDALAVVLETRLRERLREALSGTYGVQVEADASKIPDARYTIHIDFGCDPDRTEALVKTLLAEIETLKSRGPTEKEVRDAGEALRRRHDSDLAVNNRMVSELSDRYENSVDIAEFFELPGEIDRLTAAGVQEAARRYLDTSNYVRVTLYPEKGKSLPE